A single window of Toxotes jaculatrix isolate fToxJac2 chromosome 4, fToxJac2.pri, whole genome shotgun sequence DNA harbors:
- the uso1 gene encoding general vesicular transport factor p115 isoform X6, which produces MNFFRGVMGGQAAGPQPSGAETIQKLCDRVASSTLLEDRRDAVRALKSLSKKYRMEVGTQAMDHLINILQTDRSDSEILGYALDTLYNIICNDEEEEQDENAQKQADDLGTQFTEKFIQDPEHVTLLLTLLEEFDFHVRWPGVKLLTALLKNQGAQVQGIVLVSPMGVSRLMDLLADSREVIRNDGLLLLQQLTKGNAAIQKIVAFENAFERLLDIITEEGSSDGGIVVEDCLLLLLNLLKNNSSNQNFFKEGSFIQRMKPWFEVGDDNSGWSAQKVTNLHLMLQLVRVMVSPVNSPGATASCQKSMYQCGLLQQLCTILMATGVPADILTETINTVSEVIRGSQVNQDYFASVNAPSNPPRPAIVVLLMSMVNERQPFVLRCAVLYCFQCFLYKNQKGQGEIVATLLPSTIDANSISAGQLLCGGLFSADSLSNWCAAVALAHALQDNLTQKEQLLRVQLATSLGKPPVSLLQQCTNILSQGSKVQTRVGLLMLLCTWISNCPIAVTHFLHNQENVPFLTAQISENLGEDERLVQGLCALLLGICIYYNDNSLENYTKEKLKQLIEKRIGKENFVEKLGFITKHELYSRAAQKPQPVFPSPEQMLFDHEFTKLVKELEGVITKAVHKSSEEEKKEEEVKKTLEQHDNIVTQYKELIREQDAQIQELKEQVASMSSQNEQTQATITQQLAQIQQHKDQYNILKLKLGKENQSQSNSQGDGSQVNGLQTEELTQLKEEMEELRKQHTLLQTLLGDKDALINTLRSEVAQTAGSSAGGSENAELLKELEALRSQVQSQSAEINQLKTERQELLRSSETGSSDVASTTDSSLDTAKMAELESRLTALTAETERLKGETKSLSESRADLEQQLASATSTAAILQTEKAKLQTEVQESKKEQDDLLMLLADQDQKIHSLKQRLKDLGETVEDEDDLDARDQTDDDDEEEEDEDED; this is translated from the exons ATGAACTTCTTCAGAGGAGTGATGGGCGGACAGGCAGCCGGGCCGCAGCCGTCCGGAGCGGAGACG ATTCAGAAGTTGTGTGACAGAGTGGCTTCCTCAACACTCCTAGAAGACCGCAGGGATGCTGTCCGGGCGCTGAAGTCCCTCTCTAAG AAATATCGCATGGAAGTAGGTACGCAGGCGATGGATCACTTGATTAACATACTTCAAACTGACAG GTCTGACTCTGAAATCCTCGGCTACGCTTTGGACACACTGTATAACATCATCTGcaatgatgaggaggaagagcaag ACGAGAATGCCCAGAAGCAGGCTGATGACCTGGGTACCCAGTTTACAGAGAAGTTCATCCAGGACCCTGAGCATGTGACCCTTCTACTCACTCTGTTGGAG GAGTTTGACTTCCATGTGCGCTGGCCTGGGGTGAAGCTCTTGACTGCTCTCCTCAAGAACCAGGGTGCCCAGGTCCAGGGCATCGTTCTGGTCAGCCCCATGG GTGTTTCCAGGTTGATGGACCTATTAGCAGACTCTAGAGAAGTAATTCGCAATGAT GGCTTGCTGTTGCTTCAGCAGCTGACTAAAGGCAATGCTGCCATTCAGAAGATTGTGGCATTTGAGAATGCGTTTGAACGTCTCCTCGATATCATCACAGAAGAGGGCAGCAGTGATGGAG GTATTGTGGTTGAggactgtttgctgctgctgctcaaccTGCTAAAGAACAACAGCTCCAACCAGAATTTCTTCAAAGAGGGCTCCTTCATCCAGAGAATGAAGCCCTGGTTCGAGGTCGGCGACGATAACTCTGGCTGGTCTGCACAAAAGGTCACCAACCTCCACCTCATGCTACAG CTGGTGCGAGTCATGGTGTCTCCAGTAAACTCTCCTGGAGCTACAGCCAGTTGTCAGAAGTCCATGTACCAGTGTGGCCTGCTACAGCAGTTGTGTACCATCCTCATGGCCACTGGTGTACCTGCTGACATCCTTACTGAG ACCATCAACACAGTATCAGAGGTTATCAGGGGCTCACAGGTCAACCAGGACTACTTTGCTTCGGTCAATGCTCCTTCAAACCCACCAAG ACCAGCCATCGTGGTCCTACTCATGTCCATGGTGAATGAGAGACAACCATTTGTGCTTCGCTGTGCAGTCCTCTactgtttccagtgttttctctACAAAAACCAGAAAGGCCAGGGGGAGATAGTGGCGACGCTGCTGCCCTCCACCATTGATG CCAACTCCATCTCAGCGGGCCAGCTGCTGTGCGGAGGCCTGTTCTCAGCAGACTCTCTGTCCAActggtgtgctgctgtggcCCTGGCTCACGCCCTGCAGGACAACCTCACCCAGAAGGAGCAACTGTTGAGGGTTCAACTTGCCACCAGCCTAGGCAAAccccctgtctctctgctgcagcagtgcaCCAACATCCTCTCCCAG GGCAGTAAAGTACAGACGAGGGTGGGCCTGCTCATGCTGCTGTGTACGTGGATCAGCAACTGTCCCATCGCTGTCACACACTTTCTACACAATCAGGAGAATGTTCCCTTT CTGACAGCTCAGATCTCAGAGAACCTGGGAGAGGATGAAAGGCTGGTTCAGGGCCTGTGTGCGCTGCTTCTCGGCATCTGCATCTATTACAACGACAACTCACTGGAGAACTACACCAA agAGAAGCTAAAGCAGCTGATCGAGAAACGCATCGGGAAGGAAAACTTTGTAGAGAAACTCGGCTTCATCACCAAACATGAGCTGTACTCGCGGGCGGCCCAGAAGCCGCAGCCCGTCTTTCCGTCTCCAGAGCAGATGCTGTTCGACCATGAGTTCACCAAGCTGGTCAAAGAACTGGAGG GTGTGATCACCAAAGCAGTTCACAAATccagtgaggaggagaaaaaggaagaggaggtgaagaagacgTTAGAGCAACATGACAACATTGTAACTCAGTACAAAGAGCTGATCAGAGAACAG GATGCTCAGATCCAGGAGCTCAAAGAGCAGGTAGCATCCATGTCATCTCAGAACGAACAGACGCAGGCTACGATCACCCAGCAGCTGGCCCAGATCCAGCAGCACAAAGACCAGTACAACATCCTCAAGCTAAAATTAG GTAAAGAGAACCAGAGTCAGTCCAACAGCCAGGGAGACGGCTCTCAGGTGAATGGGCTGCAGACGGAGGAGCTGACGCAGCtgaaagaggagatggaggagctccgcaagcaacacacactccttcagACACTACTTGGTGACAAAGACGCACTCATCAACACCCTG aggTCAGAGGTGGCACAGACGGCAGGGAGTTCAGCAGGAGGATCTGAAAATGCAGAACTACTCAAG GAGCTGGAGGCTCTGAGGAGTCAGGTTCAGTCCCAGTCGGCAGAAATCAACcagctgaagacagagagacaagagcTGCTCAGAAGCTCTGAAACTGGG TCCTCAGACGTAGCCTCCACCACTGACAGCTCATTAGACACCGCCAAGATGGCAGAACTGGAGAGTAGACttacagcactgacagctgaaacagagagacTCAAG GGGGAGACAAAGAGCTTGTCGGAGAGCCGGGCAgacctggagcagcagctggcttCAGCCACCAGCACAGCAGCCATCCTGCAGACGGAGAAAGCAAAGCTGCAAACGGAGGTTCAAGAGTCCAAGAAGGAGCAGGACGacctgctgatgctgctggcaGACCAGGACCAGAAGATCCACAGCCTCAAACAGAGACTCAAAGACCTGGGAGAGACG GTGGAAGATGAAGACGACCTCGACGCCAGGGACCAAACAGATGACGAtgacgaggaggaagaggatgaagatgaggactaa
- the uso1 gene encoding general vesicular transport factor p115 isoform X1 produces the protein MNFFRGVMGGQAAGPQPSGAETIQKLCDRVASSTLLEDRRDAVRALKSLSKKYRMEVGTQAMDHLINILQTDRSDSEILGYALDTLYNIICNDEEEEQDESEDAVTPLPVSGKHKNVSVPDENAQKQADDLGTQFTEKFIQDPEHVTLLLTLLEEFDFHVRWPGVKLLTALLKNQGAQVQGIVLVSPMGVSRLMDLLADSREVIRNDGLLLLQQLTKGNAAIQKIVAFENAFERLLDIITEEGSSDGGIVVEDCLLLLLNLLKNNSSNQNFFKEGSFIQRMKPWFEVGDDNSGWSAQKVTNLHLMLQLVRVMVSPVNSPGATASCQKSMYQCGLLQQLCTILMATGVPADILTETINTVSEVIRGSQVNQDYFASVNAPSNPPRPAIVVLLMSMVNERQPFVLRCAVLYCFQCFLYKNQKGQGEIVATLLPSTIDANSISAGQLLCGGLFSADSLSNWCAAVALAHALQDNLTQKEQLLRVQLATSLGKPPVSLLQQCTNILSQGDKIVRRGSKVQTRVGLLMLLCTWISNCPIAVTHFLHNQENVPFLTAQISENLGEDERLVQGLCALLLGICIYYNDNSLENYTKEKLKQLIEKRIGKENFVEKLGFITKHELYSRAAQKPQPVFPSPEQMLFDHEFTKLVKELEGVITKAVHKSSEEEKKEEEVKKTLEQHDNIVTQYKELIREQDAQIQELKEQVASMSSQNEQTQATITQQLAQIQQHKDQYNILKLKLGKENQSQSNSQGDGSQVNGLQTEELTQLKEEMEELRKQHTLLQTLLGDKDALINTLRSEVAQTAGSSAGGSENAELLKELEALRSQVQSQSAEINQLKTERQELLRSSETGSSDVASTTDSSLDTAKMAELESRLTALTAETERLKGETKSLSESRADLEQQLASATSTAAILQTEKAKLQTEVQESKKEQDDLLMLLADQDQKIHSLKQRLKDLGETVEDEDDLDARDQTDDDDEEEEDEDED, from the exons ATGAACTTCTTCAGAGGAGTGATGGGCGGACAGGCAGCCGGGCCGCAGCCGTCCGGAGCGGAGACG ATTCAGAAGTTGTGTGACAGAGTGGCTTCCTCAACACTCCTAGAAGACCGCAGGGATGCTGTCCGGGCGCTGAAGTCCCTCTCTAAG AAATATCGCATGGAAGTAGGTACGCAGGCGATGGATCACTTGATTAACATACTTCAAACTGACAG GTCTGACTCTGAAATCCTCGGCTACGCTTTGGACACACTGTATAACATCATCTGcaatgatgaggaggaagagcaag ATGAATCAGAAG ACGCAGTAacccctctccctgtctcaggAAAGCATAAGAATGTGTCCGTGCCTG ACGAGAATGCCCAGAAGCAGGCTGATGACCTGGGTACCCAGTTTACAGAGAAGTTCATCCAGGACCCTGAGCATGTGACCCTTCTACTCACTCTGTTGGAG GAGTTTGACTTCCATGTGCGCTGGCCTGGGGTGAAGCTCTTGACTGCTCTCCTCAAGAACCAGGGTGCCCAGGTCCAGGGCATCGTTCTGGTCAGCCCCATGG GTGTTTCCAGGTTGATGGACCTATTAGCAGACTCTAGAGAAGTAATTCGCAATGAT GGCTTGCTGTTGCTTCAGCAGCTGACTAAAGGCAATGCTGCCATTCAGAAGATTGTGGCATTTGAGAATGCGTTTGAACGTCTCCTCGATATCATCACAGAAGAGGGCAGCAGTGATGGAG GTATTGTGGTTGAggactgtttgctgctgctgctcaaccTGCTAAAGAACAACAGCTCCAACCAGAATTTCTTCAAAGAGGGCTCCTTCATCCAGAGAATGAAGCCCTGGTTCGAGGTCGGCGACGATAACTCTGGCTGGTCTGCACAAAAGGTCACCAACCTCCACCTCATGCTACAG CTGGTGCGAGTCATGGTGTCTCCAGTAAACTCTCCTGGAGCTACAGCCAGTTGTCAGAAGTCCATGTACCAGTGTGGCCTGCTACAGCAGTTGTGTACCATCCTCATGGCCACTGGTGTACCTGCTGACATCCTTACTGAG ACCATCAACACAGTATCAGAGGTTATCAGGGGCTCACAGGTCAACCAGGACTACTTTGCTTCGGTCAATGCTCCTTCAAACCCACCAAG ACCAGCCATCGTGGTCCTACTCATGTCCATGGTGAATGAGAGACAACCATTTGTGCTTCGCTGTGCAGTCCTCTactgtttccagtgttttctctACAAAAACCAGAAAGGCCAGGGGGAGATAGTGGCGACGCTGCTGCCCTCCACCATTGATG CCAACTCCATCTCAGCGGGCCAGCTGCTGTGCGGAGGCCTGTTCTCAGCAGACTCTCTGTCCAActggtgtgctgctgtggcCCTGGCTCACGCCCTGCAGGACAACCTCACCCAGAAGGAGCAACTGTTGAGGGTTCAACTTGCCACCAGCCTAGGCAAAccccctgtctctctgctgcagcagtgcaCCAACATCCTCTCCCAG GGAGATAAGATCGTCCGGCGG GGCAGTAAAGTACAGACGAGGGTGGGCCTGCTCATGCTGCTGTGTACGTGGATCAGCAACTGTCCCATCGCTGTCACACACTTTCTACACAATCAGGAGAATGTTCCCTTT CTGACAGCTCAGATCTCAGAGAACCTGGGAGAGGATGAAAGGCTGGTTCAGGGCCTGTGTGCGCTGCTTCTCGGCATCTGCATCTATTACAACGACAACTCACTGGAGAACTACACCAA agAGAAGCTAAAGCAGCTGATCGAGAAACGCATCGGGAAGGAAAACTTTGTAGAGAAACTCGGCTTCATCACCAAACATGAGCTGTACTCGCGGGCGGCCCAGAAGCCGCAGCCCGTCTTTCCGTCTCCAGAGCAGATGCTGTTCGACCATGAGTTCACCAAGCTGGTCAAAGAACTGGAGG GTGTGATCACCAAAGCAGTTCACAAATccagtgaggaggagaaaaaggaagaggaggtgaagaagacgTTAGAGCAACATGACAACATTGTAACTCAGTACAAAGAGCTGATCAGAGAACAG GATGCTCAGATCCAGGAGCTCAAAGAGCAGGTAGCATCCATGTCATCTCAGAACGAACAGACGCAGGCTACGATCACCCAGCAGCTGGCCCAGATCCAGCAGCACAAAGACCAGTACAACATCCTCAAGCTAAAATTAG GTAAAGAGAACCAGAGTCAGTCCAACAGCCAGGGAGACGGCTCTCAGGTGAATGGGCTGCAGACGGAGGAGCTGACGCAGCtgaaagaggagatggaggagctccgcaagcaacacacactccttcagACACTACTTGGTGACAAAGACGCACTCATCAACACCCTG aggTCAGAGGTGGCACAGACGGCAGGGAGTTCAGCAGGAGGATCTGAAAATGCAGAACTACTCAAG GAGCTGGAGGCTCTGAGGAGTCAGGTTCAGTCCCAGTCGGCAGAAATCAACcagctgaagacagagagacaagagcTGCTCAGAAGCTCTGAAACTGGG TCCTCAGACGTAGCCTCCACCACTGACAGCTCATTAGACACCGCCAAGATGGCAGAACTGGAGAGTAGACttacagcactgacagctgaaacagagagacTCAAG GGGGAGACAAAGAGCTTGTCGGAGAGCCGGGCAgacctggagcagcagctggcttCAGCCACCAGCACAGCAGCCATCCTGCAGACGGAGAAAGCAAAGCTGCAAACGGAGGTTCAAGAGTCCAAGAAGGAGCAGGACGacctgctgatgctgctggcaGACCAGGACCAGAAGATCCACAGCCTCAAACAGAGACTCAAAGACCTGGGAGAGACG GTGGAAGATGAAGACGACCTCGACGCCAGGGACCAAACAGATGACGAtgacgaggaggaagaggatgaagatgaggactaa
- the uso1 gene encoding general vesicular transport factor p115 isoform X3: protein MNFFRGVMGGQAAGPQPSGAETIQKLCDRVASSTLLEDRRDAVRALKSLSKKYRMEVGTQAMDHLINILQTDRSDSEILGYALDTLYNIICNDEEEEQDESEDAVTPLPVSGKHKNVSVPDENAQKQADDLGTQFTEKFIQDPEHVTLLLTLLEEFDFHVRWPGVKLLTALLKNQGAQVQGIVLVSPMGVSRLMDLLADSREVIRNDGLLLLQQLTKGNAAIQKIVAFENAFERLLDIITEEGSSDGGIVVEDCLLLLLNLLKNNSSNQNFFKEGSFIQRMKPWFEVGDDNSGWSAQKVTNLHLMLQLVRVMVSPVNSPGATASCQKSMYQCGLLQQLCTILMATGVPADILTETINTVSEVIRGSQVNQDYFASVNAPSNPPRPAIVVLLMSMVNERQPFVLRCAVLYCFQCFLYKNQKGQGEIVATLLPSTIDANSISAGQLLCGGLFSADSLSNWCAAVALAHALQDNLTQKEQLLRVQLATSLGKPPVSLLQQCTNILSQGSKVQTRVGLLMLLCTWISNCPIAVTHFLHNQENVPFLTAQISENLGEDERLVQGLCALLLGICIYYNDNSLENYTKEKLKQLIEKRIGKENFVEKLGFITKHELYSRAAQKPQPVFPSPEQMLFDHEFTKLVKELEGVITKAVHKSSEEEKKEEEVKKTLEQHDNIVTQYKELIREQDAQIQELKEQVASMSSQNEQTQATITQQLAQIQQHKDQYNILKLKLGKENQSQSNSQGDGSQVNGLQTEELTQLKEEMEELRKQHTLLQTLLGDKDALINTLRSEVAQTAGSSAGGSENAELLKELEALRSQVQSQSAEINQLKTERQELLRSSETGSSDVASTTDSSLDTAKMAELESRLTALTAETERLKGETKSLSESRADLEQQLASATSTAAILQTEKAKLQTEVQESKKEQDDLLMLLADQDQKIHSLKQRLKDLGETVEDEDDLDARDQTDDDDEEEEDEDED from the exons ATGAACTTCTTCAGAGGAGTGATGGGCGGACAGGCAGCCGGGCCGCAGCCGTCCGGAGCGGAGACG ATTCAGAAGTTGTGTGACAGAGTGGCTTCCTCAACACTCCTAGAAGACCGCAGGGATGCTGTCCGGGCGCTGAAGTCCCTCTCTAAG AAATATCGCATGGAAGTAGGTACGCAGGCGATGGATCACTTGATTAACATACTTCAAACTGACAG GTCTGACTCTGAAATCCTCGGCTACGCTTTGGACACACTGTATAACATCATCTGcaatgatgaggaggaagagcaag ATGAATCAGAAG ACGCAGTAacccctctccctgtctcaggAAAGCATAAGAATGTGTCCGTGCCTG ACGAGAATGCCCAGAAGCAGGCTGATGACCTGGGTACCCAGTTTACAGAGAAGTTCATCCAGGACCCTGAGCATGTGACCCTTCTACTCACTCTGTTGGAG GAGTTTGACTTCCATGTGCGCTGGCCTGGGGTGAAGCTCTTGACTGCTCTCCTCAAGAACCAGGGTGCCCAGGTCCAGGGCATCGTTCTGGTCAGCCCCATGG GTGTTTCCAGGTTGATGGACCTATTAGCAGACTCTAGAGAAGTAATTCGCAATGAT GGCTTGCTGTTGCTTCAGCAGCTGACTAAAGGCAATGCTGCCATTCAGAAGATTGTGGCATTTGAGAATGCGTTTGAACGTCTCCTCGATATCATCACAGAAGAGGGCAGCAGTGATGGAG GTATTGTGGTTGAggactgtttgctgctgctgctcaaccTGCTAAAGAACAACAGCTCCAACCAGAATTTCTTCAAAGAGGGCTCCTTCATCCAGAGAATGAAGCCCTGGTTCGAGGTCGGCGACGATAACTCTGGCTGGTCTGCACAAAAGGTCACCAACCTCCACCTCATGCTACAG CTGGTGCGAGTCATGGTGTCTCCAGTAAACTCTCCTGGAGCTACAGCCAGTTGTCAGAAGTCCATGTACCAGTGTGGCCTGCTACAGCAGTTGTGTACCATCCTCATGGCCACTGGTGTACCTGCTGACATCCTTACTGAG ACCATCAACACAGTATCAGAGGTTATCAGGGGCTCACAGGTCAACCAGGACTACTTTGCTTCGGTCAATGCTCCTTCAAACCCACCAAG ACCAGCCATCGTGGTCCTACTCATGTCCATGGTGAATGAGAGACAACCATTTGTGCTTCGCTGTGCAGTCCTCTactgtttccagtgttttctctACAAAAACCAGAAAGGCCAGGGGGAGATAGTGGCGACGCTGCTGCCCTCCACCATTGATG CCAACTCCATCTCAGCGGGCCAGCTGCTGTGCGGAGGCCTGTTCTCAGCAGACTCTCTGTCCAActggtgtgctgctgtggcCCTGGCTCACGCCCTGCAGGACAACCTCACCCAGAAGGAGCAACTGTTGAGGGTTCAACTTGCCACCAGCCTAGGCAAAccccctgtctctctgctgcagcagtgcaCCAACATCCTCTCCCAG GGCAGTAAAGTACAGACGAGGGTGGGCCTGCTCATGCTGCTGTGTACGTGGATCAGCAACTGTCCCATCGCTGTCACACACTTTCTACACAATCAGGAGAATGTTCCCTTT CTGACAGCTCAGATCTCAGAGAACCTGGGAGAGGATGAAAGGCTGGTTCAGGGCCTGTGTGCGCTGCTTCTCGGCATCTGCATCTATTACAACGACAACTCACTGGAGAACTACACCAA agAGAAGCTAAAGCAGCTGATCGAGAAACGCATCGGGAAGGAAAACTTTGTAGAGAAACTCGGCTTCATCACCAAACATGAGCTGTACTCGCGGGCGGCCCAGAAGCCGCAGCCCGTCTTTCCGTCTCCAGAGCAGATGCTGTTCGACCATGAGTTCACCAAGCTGGTCAAAGAACTGGAGG GTGTGATCACCAAAGCAGTTCACAAATccagtgaggaggagaaaaaggaagaggaggtgaagaagacgTTAGAGCAACATGACAACATTGTAACTCAGTACAAAGAGCTGATCAGAGAACAG GATGCTCAGATCCAGGAGCTCAAAGAGCAGGTAGCATCCATGTCATCTCAGAACGAACAGACGCAGGCTACGATCACCCAGCAGCTGGCCCAGATCCAGCAGCACAAAGACCAGTACAACATCCTCAAGCTAAAATTAG GTAAAGAGAACCAGAGTCAGTCCAACAGCCAGGGAGACGGCTCTCAGGTGAATGGGCTGCAGACGGAGGAGCTGACGCAGCtgaaagaggagatggaggagctccgcaagcaacacacactccttcagACACTACTTGGTGACAAAGACGCACTCATCAACACCCTG aggTCAGAGGTGGCACAGACGGCAGGGAGTTCAGCAGGAGGATCTGAAAATGCAGAACTACTCAAG GAGCTGGAGGCTCTGAGGAGTCAGGTTCAGTCCCAGTCGGCAGAAATCAACcagctgaagacagagagacaagagcTGCTCAGAAGCTCTGAAACTGGG TCCTCAGACGTAGCCTCCACCACTGACAGCTCATTAGACACCGCCAAGATGGCAGAACTGGAGAGTAGACttacagcactgacagctgaaacagagagacTCAAG GGGGAGACAAAGAGCTTGTCGGAGAGCCGGGCAgacctggagcagcagctggcttCAGCCACCAGCACAGCAGCCATCCTGCAGACGGAGAAAGCAAAGCTGCAAACGGAGGTTCAAGAGTCCAAGAAGGAGCAGGACGacctgctgatgctgctggcaGACCAGGACCAGAAGATCCACAGCCTCAAACAGAGACTCAAAGACCTGGGAGAGACG GTGGAAGATGAAGACGACCTCGACGCCAGGGACCAAACAGATGACGAtgacgaggaggaagaggatgaagatgaggactaa